The following are encoded in a window of Myxocyprinus asiaticus isolate MX2 ecotype Aquarium Trade chromosome 17, UBuf_Myxa_2, whole genome shotgun sequence genomic DNA:
- the LOC127454820 gene encoding mis18-binding protein 1-like, with protein sequence MYHPPEDYFTVPHVPKPGDMITPVKTMHKTGHNWAPSVTGSGRKLSNRDIVMNSTAQCAEEHSPNIPCELSTINATAEVALANADLMLKRVTETPAKIFARMKAKVQRQNSVGKEVASEPVRNKEKCNSVPLSSKIQYSQKSNPNQETYVLALSPPQSQREDPQDGEMDFPKENHPINVEIVPGRPNETFNTESFIEPYVLLEKIPEGVFPEMKAKRKQFPEINLFDKNRQPPVLESVLSGEKLAQIQRKPISYCSGSKDVKNRGGCVVFGERSTLTDSAEKDNTEEGSKMDVSSSPGSYTLCQSESQSECTELVPGPPQPPHNLLEDPLLQLSPRVLIPRKQASVFQSKHQGRQMDSDEGTDVRGIHLKDWVLKLLNKDLVVDGIRIDTKIPWHSSFITERISSNVLKTTSGRTYVLIGRMAKHPKPSFPSWFLKKFLFGFPQMWKEYLGQFLIEHAGSQKTQKDDNSVKPSKAKNQQASKKSTSKQPRLQVITTSPITPTDSILQGSAKVSRSGRLLKPPLEYWKGGRIVMDSDMNVTIHEDYATSVASTPKKPVTMATAQITKDQPTVPETLGRGRHNTSSSEDELSVPRRKIKQHSKSQRRDPSQSNPPPTESTTAPYNSARGQKASTVVASSSNLGRAAKQKAVEHSRPQRTSLKKHQSSSIEENPACSGSEMTEKYIKAVSVNATSDQHSHCPPVHGMSSDEQDTGIENDQRTVRNSKSSQKRSQSELRSMPHFDSDNSSLRRSSRICSRVQYSTDSNSSFASPDPPKMCTGRGSIDHKWLTKPKKNVPQNSTSHKEQNKQDVVKVSRRTKKINQKYSDYFLVRDSVDLPSDNDGEREKQDKRAILKKTRQKKGSGKSKLKTNGHLVSSLDMHSEQSEDVESVHHNVPNNRRSKKSDTEKASTRCKKPHTEISNVNEDDALDGKWVEEELQKLQEAVNSLPKHKSGYWVNVAYFVGTRSAEECQEQYNAQLNTNRRPRKKPQKKPTTTEEPGKEVVEITARAGTLKRRHQMRYFLDHMPKDDHDDVFASSPMQNKQIKLPVMSANGEEEDFSQLQDPQTPNSSIISAVKTPQCLHISPGMLGSINRNNMDKYIFHLQNKRKGRKQGKKAAPMDKLSPTPAVKKTLKRCVAEDDDFVVWNMLSDKEAHLRGDDSDEEDDYFMEYC encoded by the exons ATGTATCATCCACCAGAAGACTATTTCACTGTTCCTCATGTCCCTAAACCTGGTGACATGATTACACCAGTCAAAACGATGCATAAAACAGGTCACAATTGGGCTCCCAGTGTAACTGGGTCAGGCAGAAAACTTTCAAACAGAGACATTGTGATGAACTCCACAGCACAGTGTGCCGAAGAACACAGCCCAAATATCCCCTGTGAACTCAGCACCATCAATGCCACTGCAGAGGTTGCCCTTGCCAACGCTGACCTGATGCTGAAAAGGGTCACTGAGACGCCAGCAAAGATTTTTGCAAGAATGAAGGCAAAAGTTCAAAGGCAAAATTCTGTGGGAAAGGAGGTTGCCTCTGAGCCTGTAAGAAACAAAGAGAAGTGTAACAGTGTCCCTTTGAGTTCCAAGATCCAGTACTCACAAAAGAGTAACCCCAACCAGGAGACATATGTTTTAGCCCTCTCTCCTCCACAATCACAGAGAGAAGATCCACAGGATGGAGAGATGGACTTTCCAAAAGAGAACCATCCCATCAATGTCGAGATAGTGCCTGGCAGGCCAAATGAAACCTTTAATACAGAGTCATTTATTg AACCGTATGTTTTGCTGGAGAAGATACCCGAGGGGGTGTTTCCTGAGATGAAGGCAAAGCGGAAGCAATTTCCAGAGATAAATCTTTTCGACAAAAACAGAC AGCCTCCTGTGTTGGAGAGTGTGCTTTCTGGTGAGAAATTAGCTCAAATTCAGCGGAAACCTATCAGTTATTGCAGCGGTTCAAAGGACGTCAAAAATAGAG GTGGTTGTGTTGTATTTGGTGAGAGAAGCACTTTGACTGATTCGGCAGAAAAAGACAACACAGAAGAGGGCTCAAAAATGGACGTTTCCAGTAGTCCTGGGTCTTATACACTTTGCCAATCAGAGTCTCAGTCAGAGTGCACAGAACTGGTCCCAGGACCTCCTCAACCCCCTCATAATCTGCTAGAGGATCCTCTCCTGCAGCTCTCTCCACGTGTCTTGATCCCACGAAAGCAAGCGTCCGTGTTTCAGTCTAAACATCAAGGTAGACAAATGGATTCAGATGAAGGAACCGAT GTGAGAGGGATTCATTTGAAAGACTGGGTTTTGAAACTGCTCAACAAAGACCTTGTGGTTGACGGTATTCGCAT AGACACTAAGATACCCTGGCACAGCAGTTTTATCACTGAAAGAATCTCAAGTAATGTGCTTAAGACCACATCGGGCAGAACATATGTGCTTATTGGGAGAATGGCCAAACATCCCAAACCAT CATTTCCATCCTGGTTTTTAAAGAAGTTTCTTTTTGGGTTTCCACAAATGTGGAAGGAGTACCTGGGTCAGTTTTTGATTGAGCATGCTGG ATCCCAGAAAACTCAGAAAGACGACAACAGTGTGAAACCGTCCAAAGCCAAAAATCAACAGGCCTCTAAAAAGTCAACATCCAAACAACCCAGGCTTCAAGTCATTACAACAT CTCCAATTACTCCCACTGACAGCATCCTACAGGGCAGTGCAAAAGTGTCACGCAGCGGCCGACTCCTCAAACCTCCTTTGGAATATTGGAAAGGAGGGAGGATTGTTATGGACTCTGACATGAATGTCACCATCCACGAAGACTACGCTACCTCAGTGGCATCCACG ccCAAGAAGCCAGTAACTATGGCAACAGCACAAATCACAAAGGATCAACCAACCGTGCCTGAAACTCTGGGAAGAG ggaGGCATAACACATCTAGCAGTGAAGATGAATTGTCAGTACCGAGGAGGAAGATAAAGCAGCATTCCAAATCCCAAAGGAGGGACCCATCTCAGAGCAATCCACCTCCAACAGAGAGCACCACTGCACCATATAATTCTGCAAGAGGTCAGAAAGCATCCACAGTGGTGGCTTCTAGCTCTAACTTAGGCCGTGCAGCAAAACAGAAAGCTGTTGAACATAGTCGGCCTCAAAGAACCTCACTCAAGAAACATCAGTCAAGTTCTATAGAGGAAAACCCAGCATGTTCGGGGTCAGAAATGACTGAGAAGTACATTAAAGCTGTTTCAGTCAATGCTACATCTGACCAACATTCTCATTGCCCACCTGTACATGGAATGTCCTCTGATGAGCAGGATACAGGCATTGAGAATGATCAGAGGACAGTGCGCAACAGCAAGTCCTCCCAAAAACGAAGTCAGAGTGAACTGCGCTCCATGCCACATTTTGACTCCGACAACAGTTCCTTGCGACGAAGTTCTCGCATATGCTCCAGAGTACAGTACTCCACAGACTCAAACAGCTCTTTTGCATCTCCAGACCCTCCAAAAATGTGTACCGGAAGAGGCTCCATTGACCATAAATGGCTaacaaaacctaaaaaaaatgtgccGCAGAATTCTACCAGTCACAAGGAACAAAATAAACAAGATGTAGTTAAAGTTTCACGTAGAACAAAAAAGATTAATCAGAAGTATTCCGATTATTTTTTGGTCAGAGATTCTGTTGATTTGCCCTCTGATaatgatggagagagagaaaagcaagaCAAGAGGGCCATATTGAAGAAAACAAGGCAAAAGAAAGGTTCAGGTAAATCCAAACTCAAAACAAATGGACACTTGGTTTCCTCACTGGACATGCATTCTGAGCAGTCAGAAGATGTGGAAAGTGTTCATCATAATGTTCCAAATAACAGAAGATCAAAGAAATCTGACACAGAAAAAGCAAGCACCAGATGCAAAAAGCCACACACAGAAATCAGCAATGTGAATGAAGATGATGCATTGGATGGAAAATGGGTGGAAGAAGAGCTACAGAAACTACAAGA GGCTGTGAATTCATTACCTAAGCACAAGAGTGGTTACTGGGTAAATGTTGCCTATTTTGTTGGCACCCGTTCAGCGGAAGAGTGTCAGGAACAGTATAATGCCCAGCTGAATACAAACAGAAGACCCAGAAAAAAACCACAGAAGAAACCAACTACAACTGAGGAACCAG GAAAGGAAGTTGTTGAAATAACTGCTAGAGCAGGAACGCTTAAAAGGAGACATCAGATGAGATATTTTTTGGATCACATGCCCAAAGATGACCATGATGACGTCTTTGCCAGCTCACCTATGCAGAATAAACAAATCAAG CTGCCAGTAATGTCTGCAAATGGAGAAGAAGAAGATTTCAGCCAGCTTCAGGACCCCCAGACACCGAATTCTAGCATAATTTCTGCTGTGAAGACCCCTCAGTGTCTGCACATCAGCCCAGGAATGCTGGGATCCATTAATAG aaacaacATGGACAAGTACATTTTCCATCTCCAGAATAAACGAAAAGGACGGAAACAGGGCAAAAAAGCTGCACCAATG GACAAGCTTTCACCAACTCCAGCAGTCAAGAAGACCCTAAAGAGATGTGTTG CTGAAGATGATGACTTTGTTGTCTGGAATATGCTCTCAGATAAGGAAGCTCATTTGAGAGGTGATGACAGTGATGAGGAGGATGATTACTTTATGGAATATTGCTGA